The genomic window GTAAGTCAGCTCCACGTTCGTCATTGCGAAGCGAGCGAAGATGCTTCGGACGTCAGGGCAATCATTCAGCGTGAGAATGAAGCGCCCCTTCAGGACATCAAGCCGGTCCGCGAGCCGCTCGAAGTCGGATCGAGTGAATACGTCGTCGCCGTAGTCCCGCTCGCACCCAAAGTAAGGCGGATCGAGAAAGAACAGGGTGTCCGGTCGATCATAGCGATTGAGAAAGTCACTCCAGTCCAGGTTCTCGATCACCACGCCGGAGAGACGCTCATGGACGTCTTCTAACAGCGGTCCCAGGCGGGTCATGTTGAACCGGGATCCACCCGTCGTGGCCACGCCGAATGACCGGCCGACCACTTTTCCGCCGAAGGCCAGCCGCTGAAGGTAGAGGAACCGCCCTGCTCGCTCCAGGTCCGTGAGCGTCTCCGGCCGGCATTTCAGGAGGCGATCGAATTCGCGACGCGACGAGATCTGGAAGCGCAAAGTCTCCATAAACTGCGGATAGTGCCGCTGAAGGATCCGGAAGAACGTGGCGACGTCGCCGGACACGTCATTGATCACTTCGGCCTTGGGGATCAGGCGCCGGCGGAAGAAGACGCCGCCCATGCCGACGAAGGGCTCGGCATAAAGCGTGTGCGGGATCTGTTCGATGATAGCGGCGAGCCGCTGCGCGAGCTGCCTCTTTCCTCCGATATAGCCGGCCACGGGAGCGACCGGCCGCACCTCTTCAAAAGAGAAGAGAGATTCCATGTTTCTTAACCTTGTAGACGCCACGGTCCCGATGCGCCCCTCGGGGCGTCGGGCGCGGCAACGAAGCCTTGCTGGTTGCTGGACGGGCTGATTGCAGTCTGACCGTCGCGTGCAGCGTTAGCGCGCTGCAGCCGCCCGTCAGCTTCCTGGCGGGACGGCAATTCCTGTTCAAGTTTGGCTCAACGATCAGGCCGGAGCTGATCGGACATCGTGCGGCTGCCAGTCGGCGCGCCTCCGTCCTTTTGGTGTGCTCTGCTCGCCTTCCGGAACCGATCCATCTGGTTTTGTGGATCGAGACGCGGCATCATCGACTTATGACGCCGCCAAAGCTCAAGACCGTGAAGATGAAATACGACCCAGCTGCGCGCCAAGGAGACGGCGCGGACGAGATCACCTTTGCTGATCTGGAATATGTCGGGACCAACGACAATGGCGGGATGTCGCGTGGCAGAGCCAGCCTCATCGCGATCGTCCTGCTCGTCGCCACCTTCACCGGCTTCCACTGGCTGCTCGCCTGATCGATTTGCTTACAGCTCGCGCAGCCGATTGACTCCAGTCGCGAGCGAGAACATTATAGGAACAAATCCCTACTGATAAACATCGATCCGCCGGCTATGCCAGCGGAAGCGGCGGAGCTGTGCCTATGCGAAATGAAAAGATCGGACCGCCTGATCAGGTCGAGGCCATCCTGCTGGCCTATGGCCACGACGCCCGCGCTGCCATCTGCGATCTCGTTGCCGATCTCAACGCACTCTACAGAA from Georhizobium profundi includes these protein-coding regions:
- a CDS encoding DNA adenine methylase, encoding MESLFSFEEVRPVAPVAGYIGGKRQLAQRLAAIIEQIPHTLYAEPFVGMGGVFFRRRLIPKAEVINDVSGDVATFFRILQRHYPQFMETLRFQISSRREFDRLLKCRPETLTDLERAGRFLYLQRLAFGGKVVGRSFGVATTGGSRFNMTRLGPLLEDVHERLSGVVIENLDWSDFLNRYDRPDTLFFLDPPYFGCERDYGDDVFTRSDFERLADRLDVLKGRFILTLNDCPDVRSIFARFAMTNVELTYTIAGGEGRRVGEVVIWDGRDPRPANLPSG